One segment of Cyprinus carpio isolate SPL01 chromosome B20, ASM1834038v1, whole genome shotgun sequence DNA contains the following:
- the LOC109047169 gene encoding frizzled-3-like isoform X1: protein MDLLWVLYSMLTVCMAINMEATGSHNMFTCEPITLRMCQGLAYNTTFMPNLLNHYDQQTAALAMEPFHPMVNLECSTEIRPFLCALYAPVCTEYGHVTLPCRRLCQRAKSDCYKLMDMFGVSWPDEMQCSRFPDCDESYPRAIDLLPSSDGTEESPSSVQRDYGFWCPRELKIEPDLGYSFMGVRDCSPPCPNMYFRKDELIFARYFIGVVSIVCLSATLFTFLTFLIDVGRFRYPERPIIFYAVCYMMVSLVFFLGFLLEDRVSCNAASPGRFRASTVTQGSHNKACTLLFMTLYFFTMAGSVWWVILTITWFLAAVPKWGSEAIEKKALLFHAVAWGVPGALTITLMAMNKIEGDSMSGVCFVGLYDLMALRWFLLVPLSLDVVVGVVLLLAGIAALNRVRMEIPLEKENQDKLVKFMIRIGMFSVLYLVPLLTVIGCYLYEQSHRAAWETTWVQEHCREYHIPCPFKVEQTSRPDITLFLIKYLMMLVVGIPSVFWVGSKKTCFEWASFFNGHRRKDSTVHKSRQVLQEPDFTQLLLRDPNTPVVRKSRGTSTQGTSTHASSTHLAMLDEPPSASTSRAGSMRSKSSSFHGSLHRSRDGRYTACSYRGVEERIPHGSTLRLNDPLQHCGVNRLDSHSRHGSLQRLESQSRHSSMRDLTITAQAIQSSPGNGIHRVIEEDATKA from the exons ATGGATCTCCTTTGGGTTCTGTACTCCATGCTGACTGTATGTATGGCCATCAATATGGAAGCTACCGGGAGCCATAACATGTTTACCTGTGAACCTATCACTTTAAGGATGTGCCAGGGCCTCGCCTACAATACCACCTTCATGCCCAACCTTTTGAATCACTATGATCAGCAGACCGCTGCTCTCGCCATGGAG CCCTTTCATCCCATGGTGAACTTGGAGTGCTCTACTGAAATTCGCCCATTCCTGTGTGCCCTTTACGCTCCCGTGTGCACCGAGTACGGCCATGTGACCCTGCCATGTCGGCGCCTGTGCCAGCGTGCCAAGAGTGATTGCTACAAGCTGATGGACATGTTTGGGGTCAGTTGGCCAGATGAGATGCAGTGTAGCAG GTTTCCAGATTGTGATGAGTCTTACCCCCGAGCGATAGACCTGCTCCCGAGCAGTGACGGGACGGAGGAATCTCCCTCATCGGTTCAGCGGGACTATGGCTTCTGGTGCCCACGAGAGCTGAAGATCGAGCCTGACTTGGGTTACTCGTTCATGGGCGTGCGCGACTGCTCGCCTCCCTGCCCAAACATGTACTTCCGCAAAGACGAGCTCATCTTCGCCCGCTATTTCATTGGCGTGGTCTCCATAGTCTGCCTGTCGGCGACGCTCTTCACCTTCCTGACCTTCCTCATCGATGTTGGCCGCTTTCGCTATCCGGAGCGGCCCATCATCTTCTACGCGGTCTGCTACATGATGGTGTCCCTGGTCTTCTTCCTGGGTTTCCTGCTGGAGGATCGTGTGTCATGCAACGCGGCTAGCCCGGGTCGTTTCCGTGCCTCCACCGTCACCCAGGGCTCCCACAACAAGGCCTGCACGCTGCTCTTCATGACGCTCTACTTCTTCACCATGGCAGGAAGCGTTTGGTGGGTCATCCTCACCATCAcctggttccttgctgctgttcCCAAATGGGGAAGTGAAGCTATCGAGAAGAAGGCTTTGCTGTTCCATGCGGTGGCTTGGGGCGTCCCGGGAGCCCTTACTATCACCCTTATGGCTATGAACAAAATCGAGGGTGACAGCATGAGCGGTGTATGTTTTGTGGGGCTCTATGACCTTATGGCTTTGCGCTGGTTCCTCTTGGTTCCTCTCTCATTGGATGTGGTCGTAGGTGTGGTGCTGCTGTTAGCAGGTATTGCCGCGCTAAATAGGGTCCGGATGGAGATTCCCTTAGAGAAGGAGAACCAGGACAAACTGGTGAAGTTCATGATCCGGATCGGCATGTTCTCCGTCCTGTATCTGGTGCCTCTGCTGACCGTCATTGGATGCTATCTGTATGAACAGAGCCACAGAGCAGCTTGGGAGACCACCTGGGTGCAGGAGCACTGTAGAGAGTATCACATCCCCTGTCCGTTTAAG GTGGAACAGACGAGCAGGCCAGATATCACCTTGTTCCTCATCAAGTACCTGATGATGCTGGTGGTGGGAATCCCGTCAGTGTTTTGGGTCGGCAGTAAAAAGACCTGCTTCGAGTGGGCCAGTTTCTTCAACGGACATCGCAGGAAAGA CAGCACGGTGCACAAGAGCAGGCAGGTGCTGCAGGAGCCCGACTTCACCCAGCTCCTCCTCAGGGACCCCAACACCCCAGTGGTGAGGAAGTCTAGAGGCACCTCGACACAGGGCACCTCCACCCATGCCTCTTCCACGCACCTCGCCATGTTGGACGAGCCCCCCAGCGCCAGCACCAGCCGTGCGGGGAGCATGCGCAGCAAATCAAGCAGCTTCCACGGCAGCCTGCATCGCTCCAGAGATGGCAG GTACACAGCTTGTAGTTATCGTGGCGTCGAGGAACGTATTCCTCATGGGAGCACCCTGCGCCTTAATGATCCGCTCCAGCACTGTGGCGTCAACCGTCTCGACAGCCATTCCCGGCATGGCAGCCTGCAGCGACTGGAGAGCCAATCACGACACAGCAGCATGCGAGACCTCACCATCACAGCACAGGCCATCCAGAGCAGCCCTGGCAACGGCATTCACCGCGTCATAGAGGAGGATGCCACCAAGGCGTGA
- the LOC109047169 gene encoding frizzled-3-like isoform X2: protein MDLLWVLYSMLTVCMAINMEATGSHNMFTCEPITLRMCQGLAYNTTFMPNLLNHYDQQTAALAMEPFHPMVNLECSTEIRPFLCALYAPVCTEYGHVTLPCRRLCQRAKSDCYKLMDMFGVSWPDEMQCSRFPDCDESYPRAIDLLPSSDGTEESPSSVQRDYGFWCPRELKIEPDLGYSFMGVRDCSPPCPNMYFRKDELIFARYFIGVVSIVCLSATLFTFLTFLIDVGRFRYPERPIIFYAVCYMMVSLVFFLGFLLEDRVSCNAASPGRFRASTVTQGSHNKACTLLFMTLYFFTMAGSVWWVILTITWFLAAVPKWGSEAIEKKALLFHAVAWGVPGALTITLMAMNKIEGDSMSGVCFVGLYDLMALRWFLLVPLSLDVVVGVVLLLAGIAALNRVRMEIPLEKENQDKLVKFMIRIGMFSVLYLVPLLTVIGCYLYEQSHRAAWETTWVQEHCREYHIPCPFKVEQTSRPDITLFLIKYLMMLVVGIPSVFWVGSKKTCFEWASFFNGHRRKDTVHKSRQVLQEPDFTQLLLRDPNTPVVRKSRGTSTQGTSTHASSTHLAMLDEPPSASTSRAGSMRSKSSSFHGSLHRSRDGRYTACSYRGVEERIPHGSTLRLNDPLQHCGVNRLDSHSRHGSLQRLESQSRHSSMRDLTITAQAIQSSPGNGIHRVIEEDATKA, encoded by the exons ATGGATCTCCTTTGGGTTCTGTACTCCATGCTGACTGTATGTATGGCCATCAATATGGAAGCTACCGGGAGCCATAACATGTTTACCTGTGAACCTATCACTTTAAGGATGTGCCAGGGCCTCGCCTACAATACCACCTTCATGCCCAACCTTTTGAATCACTATGATCAGCAGACCGCTGCTCTCGCCATGGAG CCCTTTCATCCCATGGTGAACTTGGAGTGCTCTACTGAAATTCGCCCATTCCTGTGTGCCCTTTACGCTCCCGTGTGCACCGAGTACGGCCATGTGACCCTGCCATGTCGGCGCCTGTGCCAGCGTGCCAAGAGTGATTGCTACAAGCTGATGGACATGTTTGGGGTCAGTTGGCCAGATGAGATGCAGTGTAGCAG GTTTCCAGATTGTGATGAGTCTTACCCCCGAGCGATAGACCTGCTCCCGAGCAGTGACGGGACGGAGGAATCTCCCTCATCGGTTCAGCGGGACTATGGCTTCTGGTGCCCACGAGAGCTGAAGATCGAGCCTGACTTGGGTTACTCGTTCATGGGCGTGCGCGACTGCTCGCCTCCCTGCCCAAACATGTACTTCCGCAAAGACGAGCTCATCTTCGCCCGCTATTTCATTGGCGTGGTCTCCATAGTCTGCCTGTCGGCGACGCTCTTCACCTTCCTGACCTTCCTCATCGATGTTGGCCGCTTTCGCTATCCGGAGCGGCCCATCATCTTCTACGCGGTCTGCTACATGATGGTGTCCCTGGTCTTCTTCCTGGGTTTCCTGCTGGAGGATCGTGTGTCATGCAACGCGGCTAGCCCGGGTCGTTTCCGTGCCTCCACCGTCACCCAGGGCTCCCACAACAAGGCCTGCACGCTGCTCTTCATGACGCTCTACTTCTTCACCATGGCAGGAAGCGTTTGGTGGGTCATCCTCACCATCAcctggttccttgctgctgttcCCAAATGGGGAAGTGAAGCTATCGAGAAGAAGGCTTTGCTGTTCCATGCGGTGGCTTGGGGCGTCCCGGGAGCCCTTACTATCACCCTTATGGCTATGAACAAAATCGAGGGTGACAGCATGAGCGGTGTATGTTTTGTGGGGCTCTATGACCTTATGGCTTTGCGCTGGTTCCTCTTGGTTCCTCTCTCATTGGATGTGGTCGTAGGTGTGGTGCTGCTGTTAGCAGGTATTGCCGCGCTAAATAGGGTCCGGATGGAGATTCCCTTAGAGAAGGAGAACCAGGACAAACTGGTGAAGTTCATGATCCGGATCGGCATGTTCTCCGTCCTGTATCTGGTGCCTCTGCTGACCGTCATTGGATGCTATCTGTATGAACAGAGCCACAGAGCAGCTTGGGAGACCACCTGGGTGCAGGAGCACTGTAGAGAGTATCACATCCCCTGTCCGTTTAAG GTGGAACAGACGAGCAGGCCAGATATCACCTTGTTCCTCATCAAGTACCTGATGATGCTGGTGGTGGGAATCCCGTCAGTGTTTTGGGTCGGCAGTAAAAAGACCTGCTTCGAGTGGGCCAGTTTCTTCAACGGACATCGCAGGAAAGA CACGGTGCACAAGAGCAGGCAGGTGCTGCAGGAGCCCGACTTCACCCAGCTCCTCCTCAGGGACCCCAACACCCCAGTGGTGAGGAAGTCTAGAGGCACCTCGACACAGGGCACCTCCACCCATGCCTCTTCCACGCACCTCGCCATGTTGGACGAGCCCCCCAGCGCCAGCACCAGCCGTGCGGGGAGCATGCGCAGCAAATCAAGCAGCTTCCACGGCAGCCTGCATCGCTCCAGAGATGGCAG GTACACAGCTTGTAGTTATCGTGGCGTCGAGGAACGTATTCCTCATGGGAGCACCCTGCGCCTTAATGATCCGCTCCAGCACTGTGGCGTCAACCGTCTCGACAGCCATTCCCGGCATGGCAGCCTGCAGCGACTGGAGAGCCAATCACGACACAGCAGCATGCGAGACCTCACCATCACAGCACAGGCCATCCAGAGCAGCCCTGGCAACGGCATTCACCGCGTCATAGAGGAGGATGCCACCAAGGCGTGA
- the LOC109047170 gene encoding LOW QUALITY PROTEIN: F-box only protein 16-like (The sequence of the model RefSeq protein was modified relative to this genomic sequence to represent the inferred CDS: inserted 1 base in 1 codon), producing MQQAPRTKMQTKLSTWTPLNHQLSNAHVFEERRNLLGKWFEKWTDSQRKQVLQDWFSRCSASQLKHLRQTLSSWVPEESLDFTRVLPRVISLYIFSFLDPRSLCRCAQVSWHWKILVELDQLWMAKCLKLGWCITFPPTPFVQGVWKRHYIETVQELHISRPKAPVKEEFIIPEVKVIGSKIVGSLPVTGHWELKSVLSSVHGKSKDGNGLVKSAKGLPPWRDSDRHPTDTVRFNYLDNLDPVEHARPALIKGKSATIRQENTMKAPSRSTYKLRKAKSLMFLSLDLSAAGKQNKXRPQWAAQSLEALPANKDSIKRLSQTSQWNAGIRPGPVRPPVPRLSKEGLRASQRSHRSTPTVSLFEGQP from the exons ATGCAACAAGCTCCCAGAACAAAAATGCAGACCAAACTGAGTACCTGGACACCTCTAAATCATCAGCTCTCCAATGCTCAT GTTTTTGAAGAGAGAAGAAATTTGCTTGGAAAGTGG TTTGAAAAGTGGACAGATAGCCAGCGGAAACAGGTGCTACAAGACTGGTTCTCCAGATGCTCTGCTAGCCAGCTGAAACATCTCAGACAGACTCTGAGCAGCTGGGTGCCAGAGGAGTCCCTTGACTTCACTAGGGTCCTTCCCAGGGTCATATCGctctatatattttcatttcttgaCCCCCGAAGCCTCTGTAGATGTGCTCAG GTAAGCTGGCATTGGAAAATCCTAGTTGAGCTTGACCAGCTGTGGATGGCTAAATGTCTGAAACTAGGCTGGTGCATAACCTTTCCTCCAACACCATTTGTACAAGGTGTATGGAAGAGACATTACATAGAGACTGTGCAGGAGCTTCACATTAGCAGGCCCAAG GCGCCTGTGAAGGAAGAGTTTATTATCCCTGAGGTGAAAGTAATTGGCAGTAAGATAGTGGGGTCACTTCCTGTGACCGGTCACTGGGAGTTGAAGTCTGTCCTCTCCAGTGTCCATGGGAAGAGTAAAGATGGGAATGGCTTGGTGAAATCAGCCAAAGGTCTTCCGCCGTGGAGAGACTCAGACAGGCATCCCACTGACACTGTACGCTTTAACTACTTGGATAACCTTGACCCAGTTGAGCATGCAAGGCCAGC ACTGATAAAGGGAAAAAGTGCTACAATAAGACAGGAAAACACTATGAAAGCACCATCTCGCTCAACATACAAGCTGCGCAAGGCCAAATCTTTG ATGTTTTTATCCTTGGATCTCAGTGCAGctggaaagcaaaaca acaggccACAATGGGCAGCACAGAGCTTAGAAGCACTTCCGGCTAACAAGGACTCCATAAAGAGACTTTCCCAGACCTCCCAATGGAATGCAGGGATACGTCCTGGTCCTGTAAGGCCTCCAGTGCCCAGACTGAGTAAGGAGGGGCTCCGTGCATCACAGAGATCCCATAGAAGCACACCAA CCGTGTCTCTTTTCGAAGGACAGCCATGA